In Pyrus communis chromosome 1, drPyrComm1.1, whole genome shotgun sequence, the following are encoded in one genomic region:
- the LOC137730046 gene encoding uncharacterized protein: MGNCQAAEAATVVIQHPANKIERIYWSVGAHEVMTSNPGHYVALVVNSRTMKSETGAPVKQLQLLRPDDTLLIGQVYRLISFEDVLKEFAAKKSVKLRKLLKDRGGLGVEMKMKDLAVQNLKSGNNNSIKMESVGINRGSKSTNNGRSYRSVGKNHGGGGAGEQWRPALQSIAEVGT, from the exons ATGGGAAATTGTCAGGCGGCGGAGGCAGCGACGGTGGTGATTCAGCACCCGGCCAACAAGATCGAGAGGATTTACTGGTCTGTGGGCGCTCATGAGGTCATGACTTCCAACCCTGGTCACTACGTGGCTCTTGTCGTCAACTCTCGCACTATGAAGTCTGAGACCGGAGCTCCAGTGAAGCAGCTCCAGCTTCTCAGACCAGACGACACTTTACTCATTGGACAGGTTTATCGCCTCATCAGTTTTGAAG ATGTGTTGAAGGAGTTTGCTGCCAAAAAGTCTGTGAAGCTGCGAAAGTTGCTGAAGGATAGAGGTGGGCTTGGTGTGGAAATGAAAATGAAGGACTTGGCGGTTCAGAATTTGAAGTCCGGGAACAACAATTCCATCAAG ATGGAGAGTGTGGGAATCAACCGTGGCAGCAAAAGCACTAACAACGGCAGAAGCTACAGAAGTGTGGGAAAGAACCATGGTGGTGGAGGTGCTGGGGAGCAGTGGAGGCCTGCCTTGCAGAGCATTGCAGAGGTTGGAACTTGA